From the Babylonia areolata isolate BAREFJ2019XMU chromosome 33, ASM4173473v1, whole genome shotgun sequence genome, one window contains:
- the LOC143277119 gene encoding uncharacterized protein LOC143277119, with protein sequence MEFIPWDNPDNIISAEAEKIVYQIQDNLLALLVLIGVPANVINMAVFYRQGLGDRVNLCLFTLSLADGLFLISALMIHGEQIPSQFSTADKFGPFTAFLINHNFVVFMGFSFVSSILSAIIATERCLCVYNPLKFQSLIRTRTMAGIILSVFIIVFSLFYVMVYRYRVGCVHDMETGVVLTTFVKGQFYQAHEDFIKTLDSVTFGAGLPGTVLVVVMTTTILTVVKLRQIVTWRSGTSSSISPSEVALTKMLVGNSMLFIVCFTPDALNHFMKIFIPEMNSGRRYHNFFLAALWVGDIFNLFNATFNFFVYYTMGSRYRETFWTLFGRKSKPLKA encoded by the coding sequence ATGGAGTTCATACCTTGGGACAACCCCGATAACATCATCAGCGCAGAAGCGGAAAAGATCGTTTATCAGATCCAAGACAATTTACTGGCGTTGTTGGTTCTGATTGGTGTTCCGgccaacgtcatcaacatggcggtgttctaCAGACAAGGCCTGGGAGATCGTGTGAACCTGTGTCTCTTCACTTTGTCCCTAGCGGACGGGCTGTTCTTAATATCAGCATTGATGATCCACGGAGAGCAAATACCATCACAGTTCAGCACCGCAGACAAATTCGGGCCATTCACGGCGTTTTTGATTAATCACAATTTTGTCGTTTTCATGGGCTTCAGTTTCGTGTCCTCCATCCTGTCCGCCATTATCGCCACTGAGAGATGCCTCTGTGTTTACAACCCGCTCAAGTTTCAAAGTTTGATACGCACAAGAACGATGGCGGGAATTATTCTTTCAGTCTTCATCATCGTGTTCAGTCTGTTTTACGTTATGGTTTACCGATATCGTGTAGGATGCGTTCATGACATGGAAACGGGAGTAGTGTTGACAACATTCGTCAAGGGACAGTTTTACCAAGCCCACGAGGATTTCATCAAAACTTTGGACAGTGTCACGTTTGGCGCTGGTCTGCCTGGaacagtgttggtggtggtgatgacgacaacgatactGACAGTGGTGAAATTACGTCAGATTGTGACGTGGAGATCTGGAACGTCATCATCCATATCTCCCAGTGAAGTGGCTCTGACTAAAATGCTTGTGGGGAACTCCATGTTGTTTATTGTCTGTTTTACTCCAGACGCTCTCAATCACTTCATGAAGATCTTCATACCTGAGATGAACTCAGGAAGGCGGTACCACAACTTCTTCTTAGCGGCTCTGTGGGTTGGGGACATCTTCAACTTGTTCAACGCCACATTCAACTTCTTCGTGTATTACACCATGGGCTCTCGCTACAGGGAGACCTTCTGGACGCTGTTTGGCAGGAAATCAAAGCCACTAAAAGCTTGA
- the LOC143277121 gene encoding uncharacterized protein LOC143277121: protein MEFIPWDNPDNIISAEAEKIVYQIQDNLLALLVLIGVPANVINMAVFYRQGLGDRVNLCLFTLSLADGLFLTMAITLHGEQLPSQFSTGEKFGPFTMFLFNHNVVVFMGFSFLSSILSAIIATERCLCVYNPLKFQSLIRTRTMAGIILSVFIIVFSLFYVMVYRYRVGCVHDMETGVVLTTFVKGQFYQAHEDFIKTLDSVTFGAGLPGTVLVVVMTTTILTVVKLRQIVTWRSGTSSSISPSEVALTKMLVGNSMLFIVCFTPDALNHFMKIFIPEMNSGRRYHNFFLAALWVGDIFNFFNATFNFFVYYSMGSRYRETFWTLFGRKPKPLKA, encoded by the coding sequence ATGGAGTTCATACCTTGGGACAACCCCGATAACATCATCAGCGCAGAAGCGGAAAAGATCGTTTATCAGATCCAAGACAATTTACTGGCGTTGTTGGTGCTGATTGGTGTTCCGgccaacgtcatcaacatggcggtgttctaCAGACAAGGCCTGGGAGATCGTGTGAACCTGTGTCTCTTCACTTTGTCCCTAGCGGACGGGCTGTTCTTAACCATGGCGATAACCCTTCACGGGGAGCAGCTGCCTTCACAGTTCAGCACGGGAGAAAAGTTTGGTCCTTTCACCATGTTTCTGTTTAACCACAATGTCGTTGTCTTCATGGGCTTCAGTTTCCTGTCCTCCATCCTGTCCGCCATTATCGCCACTGAGAGATGCCTCTGTGTTTACAACCCGCTCAAGTTTCAAAGTTTGATACGCACAAGAACGATGGCGGGAATTATTCTTTCAGTCTTCATCATCGTGTTCAGTCTGTTTTACGTTATGGTTTACCGATATCGTGTAGGATGCGTTCATGACATGGAAACGGGAGTGGTGTTGACAACATTCGTCAAGGGACAGTTTTACCAAGCCCACGAAGATTTCATCAAAACTTTGGACAGTGTCACGTTTGGCGCTGGTCTGCCTGGaacagtgttggtggtggtgatgacgacaacgatactGACAGTGGTGAAATTACGTCAGATTGTGACGTGGAGATCTGGAACGTCATCATCCATATCTCCCAGTGAAGTGGCTCTGACTAAAATGCTTGTGGGAAACTCCATGTTGTTTATTGTCTGTTTTACACCAGACGCTCTCAATCACTTCATGAAGATCTTCATACCTGAGATGAACTCAGGAAGGCGGTATCACAACTTCTTCTTAGCGGCTCTGTGGGTTGGGGACATCTTCAACTTCTTCAACGCCACATTCAACTTCTTCGTGTATTACTCCATGGGCTCTCGCTACAGGGAGACCTTCTGGACACTGTTTGGCAGGAAACCAAAGCCACTAAAAGCTTGA